A stretch of Triticum aestivum cultivar Chinese Spring chromosome 1D, IWGSC CS RefSeq v2.1, whole genome shotgun sequence DNA encodes these proteins:
- the LOC123180003 gene encoding uncharacterized protein isoform X3, giving the protein MERDGMARVRSIHRFQKSYEQLLCKQNGDRALWEYPFAVAGVNITFMLIQMLDLQTEWTKKHTFSCLLLIGQCLKSWIDDRACPDWCSWFMSLSLISSSAQPQPAPHASSLRCLAGVAAPRRRRRSSRRHRSCPLLLLLLLLLLLLLLLHPSSSSRLHSLLLAGQQRRSRKHRPKHQAAASTRKQQQPRPPLLLLFLGHDSNRWSSTCASSISRVALTKGVRRRLLRATLHLAVLLSICAFPERRRPVRSSPTRPLRHYGDHHGCMGGAHAMGAAPTTGFGHD; this is encoded by the exons ATGGAACGAGATGGGATGGCAAGGGTAAGATCCATCCACAGATTTCAG AAATCCTACGAGCAGCTCCTTTGTAAGCAAAATGGTGACAGAGCATTGTGGGAATATCCATTTGCTGTAGCTGGAGTAAATATTACATTTATGCTCATTCAGATGCTTGATCTTCAAACAG AATGGACAAAGAAGCACACATTCAGCTGCTTGCTTCTGATTGGCCAATGCTTGAAGTCATGGATCGATGACAGGGCATGTCCTGATTGGTGCTCCTGGTTCATGTCTCTCTCCCTTATCTCCTCAAGTGCACAGCCGCAGCCAGCACCTCACGCCTCATCTCTTCGCTGCCTCGCCGGAGTCGCCGCTCCTCGCCGGAGACGCCGCTCCTCGCGCCGCCACAGGTCctgtccccttcttcttcttcttcttcttcttcttcttcttcttcttcttcttcacccaagcagcagcagcaggctaCACTCGCTGCTCCTCGCCGGACAGCAGCGGCGCAGCCGCAAGCATCGGCCGAAGCACCAAGCAGCAGCAAGCACGCGCAAGCAACAACAGCCCCGGCCGCcgctgctgctcctcttcctcgGCCACGACAGCAACAGGTGGTCAAGCACGTGTGCAAGCAGCATCAGTCGGGTGGCTTTGACGAAAGGCGTGAGGAGGCGGCTGCTCCGTGCAACACTGCATCTCGCCGTCCTCCTCTCGATCTGTGCCTTCCCTGAACGTCGGAGGCCTGTGCGCAGCTCACCAACGCGGCCATTGCGGCACTACGGTGACCACCACGGGTGCATGGGCGGGGCACACGCGATGGGAGCAGCGCCGACGACTGGATTTGGCCACGATTAA
- the LOC123180003 gene encoding uncharacterized protein isoform X1: MAAPSSPRATSPATTTCVSVQMRDSDTHISFDLTPIQKSYEQLLCKQNGDRALWEYPFAVAGVNITFMLIQMLDLQTEWTKKHTFSCLLLIGQCLKSWIDDRACPDWCSWFMSLSLISSSAQPQPAPHASSLRCLAGVAAPRRRRRSSRRHRSCPLLLLLLLLLLLLLLLHPSSSSRLHSLLLAGQQRRSRKHRPKHQAAASTRKQQQPRPPLLLLFLGHDSNRWSSTCASSISRVALTKGVRRRLLRATLHLAVLLSICAFPERRRPVRSSPTRPLRHYGDHHGCMGGAHAMGAAPTTGFGHD; the protein is encoded by the exons ATGGCGGCTCCTTCCTCGCCCCGCGCCACCTCCCCGGCCACCACCACCTGCGTCTCCGTGCAGATGAGGGACAGCGACACGCACATTTCCTTCGATCTGACCCCGATTCAG AAATCCTACGAGCAGCTCCTTTGTAAGCAAAATGGTGACAGAGCATTGTGGGAATATCCATTTGCTGTAGCTGGAGTAAATATTACATTTATGCTCATTCAGATGCTTGATCTTCAAACAG AATGGACAAAGAAGCACACATTCAGCTGCTTGCTTCTGATTGGCCAATGCTTGAAGTCATGGATCGATGACAGGGCATGTCCTGATTGGTGCTCCTGGTTCATGTCTCTCTCCCTTATCTCCTCAAGTGCACAGCCGCAGCCAGCACCTCACGCCTCATCTCTTCGCTGCCTCGCCGGAGTCGCCGCTCCTCGCCGGAGACGCCGCTCCTCGCGCCGCCACAGGTCctgtccccttcttcttcttcttcttcttcttcttcttcttcttcttcttcttcacccaagcagcagcagcaggctaCACTCGCTGCTCCTCGCCGGACAGCAGCGGCGCAGCCGCAAGCATCGGCCGAAGCACCAAGCAGCAGCAAGCACGCGCAAGCAACAACAGCCCCGGCCGCcgctgctgctcctcttcctcgGCCACGACAGCAACAGGTGGTCAAGCACGTGTGCAAGCAGCATCAGTCGGGTGGCTTTGACGAAAGGCGTGAGGAGGCGGCTGCTCCGTGCAACACTGCATCTCGCCGTCCTCCTCTCGATCTGTGCCTTCCCTGAACGTCGGAGGCCTGTGCGCAGCTCACCAACGCGGCCATTGCGGCACTACGGTGACCACCACGGGTGCATGGGCGGGGCACACGCGATGGGAGCAGCGCCGACGACTGGATTTGGCCACGATTAA
- the LOC123180003 gene encoding uncharacterized protein isoform X5, whose translation MAAPSSPRATSPATTTCVSVQMRDSDTHISFDLTPIQKSYEQLLCKQNGDRALWEYPFAVAGVNITFMLIQMLDLQTAAAMVLRKLFYTIATGRCPTATGRSTGIG comes from the exons ATGGCGGCTCCTTCCTCGCCCCGCGCCACCTCCCCGGCCACCACCACCTGCGTCTCCGTGCAGATGAGGGACAGCGACACGCACATTTCCTTCGATCTGACCCCGATTCAG AAATCCTACGAGCAGCTCCTTTGTAAGCAAAATGGTGACAGAGCATTGTGGGAATATCCATTTGCTGTAGCTGGAGTAAATATTACATTTATGCTCATTCAGATGCTTGATCTTCAAACAG CTGCTGCAATGGTGCTGCGGAAACTCTTCTATACCATCGCCACCGGCCGCTGCCCCACAGCCACCGGACGGTCCACGGGCATAGGCTAG
- the LOC123180003 gene encoding uncharacterized protein isoform X2, whose amino-acid sequence MHNVYYRIIKIGNIYILYVWPFIHLNEALSVQKSYEQLLCKQNGDRALWEYPFAVAGVNITFMLIQMLDLQTEWTKKHTFSCLLLIGQCLKSWIDDRACPDWCSWFMSLSLISSSAQPQPAPHASSLRCLAGVAAPRRRRRSSRRHRSCPLLLLLLLLLLLLLLLHPSSSSRLHSLLLAGQQRRSRKHRPKHQAAASTRKQQQPRPPLLLLFLGHDSNRWSSTCASSISRVALTKGVRRRLLRATLHLAVLLSICAFPERRRPVRSSPTRPLRHYGDHHGCMGGAHAMGAAPTTGFGHD is encoded by the exons ATGCATAATGTTTATTATCGAATTATTAAGATAGGCAATATTTATATTTTATATGTTTGGCCTTTCATTCATCTCAATGAGGCACTTTCTGTGCAGAAATCCTACGAGCAGCTCCTTTGTAAGCAAAATGGTGACAGAGCATTGTGGGAATATCCATTTGCTGTAGCTGGAGTAAATATTACATTTATGCTCATTCAGATGCTTGATCTTCAAACAG AATGGACAAAGAAGCACACATTCAGCTGCTTGCTTCTGATTGGCCAATGCTTGAAGTCATGGATCGATGACAGGGCATGTCCTGATTGGTGCTCCTGGTTCATGTCTCTCTCCCTTATCTCCTCAAGTGCACAGCCGCAGCCAGCACCTCACGCCTCATCTCTTCGCTGCCTCGCCGGAGTCGCCGCTCCTCGCCGGAGACGCCGCTCCTCGCGCCGCCACAGGTCctgtccccttcttcttcttcttcttcttcttcttcttcttcttcttcttcttcacccaagcagcagcagcaggctaCACTCGCTGCTCCTCGCCGGACAGCAGCGGCGCAGCCGCAAGCATCGGCCGAAGCACCAAGCAGCAGCAAGCACGCGCAAGCAACAACAGCCCCGGCCGCcgctgctgctcctcttcctcgGCCACGACAGCAACAGGTGGTCAAGCACGTGTGCAAGCAGCATCAGTCGGGTGGCTTTGACGAAAGGCGTGAGGAGGCGGCTGCTCCGTGCAACACTGCATCTCGCCGTCCTCCTCTCGATCTGTGCCTTCCCTGAACGTCGGAGGCCTGTGCGCAGCTCACCAACGCGGCCATTGCGGCACTACGGTGACCACCACGGGTGCATGGGCGGGGCACACGCGATGGGAGCAGCGCCGACGACTGGATTTGGCCACGATTAA
- the LOC123180003 gene encoding uncharacterized protein isoform X4: MERDGMARKSYEQLLCKQNGDRALWEYPFAVAGVNITFMLIQMLDLQTEWTKKHTFSCLLLIGQCLKSWIDDRACPDWCSWFMSLSLISSSAQPQPAPHASSLRCLAGVAAPRRRRRSSRRHRSCPLLLLLLLLLLLLLLLHPSSSSRLHSLLLAGQQRRSRKHRPKHQAAASTRKQQQPRPPLLLLFLGHDSNRWSSTCASSISRVALTKGVRRRLLRATLHLAVLLSICAFPERRRPVRSSPTRPLRHYGDHHGCMGGAHAMGAAPTTGFGHD, encoded by the exons ATGGAACGAGATGGGATGGCAAGG AAATCCTACGAGCAGCTCCTTTGTAAGCAAAATGGTGACAGAGCATTGTGGGAATATCCATTTGCTGTAGCTGGAGTAAATATTACATTTATGCTCATTCAGATGCTTGATCTTCAAACAG AATGGACAAAGAAGCACACATTCAGCTGCTTGCTTCTGATTGGCCAATGCTTGAAGTCATGGATCGATGACAGGGCATGTCCTGATTGGTGCTCCTGGTTCATGTCTCTCTCCCTTATCTCCTCAAGTGCACAGCCGCAGCCAGCACCTCACGCCTCATCTCTTCGCTGCCTCGCCGGAGTCGCCGCTCCTCGCCGGAGACGCCGCTCCTCGCGCCGCCACAGGTCctgtccccttcttcttcttcttcttcttcttcttcttcttcttcttcttcttcacccaagcagcagcagcaggctaCACTCGCTGCTCCTCGCCGGACAGCAGCGGCGCAGCCGCAAGCATCGGCCGAAGCACCAAGCAGCAGCAAGCACGCGCAAGCAACAACAGCCCCGGCCGCcgctgctgctcctcttcctcgGCCACGACAGCAACAGGTGGTCAAGCACGTGTGCAAGCAGCATCAGTCGGGTGGCTTTGACGAAAGGCGTGAGGAGGCGGCTGCTCCGTGCAACACTGCATCTCGCCGTCCTCCTCTCGATCTGTGCCTTCCCTGAACGTCGGAGGCCTGTGCGCAGCTCACCAACGCGGCCATTGCGGCACTACGGTGACCACCACGGGTGCATGGGCGGGGCACACGCGATGGGAGCAGCGCCGACGACTGGATTTGGCCACGATTAA
- the LOC123180003 gene encoding uncharacterized protein isoform X6: protein MAAPSSPRATSPATTTCVSVQMRDSDTHISFDLTPIQKSYEQLLCKQNGDRALWEYPFAVAGVNITFMLIQMLDLQTG, encoded by the exons ATGGCGGCTCCTTCCTCGCCCCGCGCCACCTCCCCGGCCACCACCACCTGCGTCTCCGTGCAGATGAGGGACAGCGACACGCACATTTCCTTCGATCTGACCCCGATTCAG AAATCCTACGAGCAGCTCCTTTGTAAGCAAAATGGTGACAGAGCATTGTGGGAATATCCATTTGCTGTAGCTGGAGTAAATATTACATTTATGCTCATTCAGATGCTTGATCTTCAAACAG GATAA